ACCGCGGCGAAGGGGAGCACCGGCAGAAGGCCCAGGGCCACCAGCCCCATCTGGAAGCCGGCCGCATGGCGAGCCCCTACCCGGAACGGTGGGGGGAAGACCGGCCGGCCGTGCCGAGCCCGCCACCAGATCGCCCCCCGATACACATAGAAGGCGGCGCCCACCGCCAGGTAGGCCGCCGGCAGCCGGCCCAGCCGCACCCCCATTGAGGAGGCCAGGGCAAGCCCCAGGGCATCCAGCTCCACGTCCAGGGCCGCCCCCAGCCGGGTGGCGGTGCCGGTGCGGCGGGCCAGGTAGCCGTCCAGGAGATCCAGCAGGCTGGCGAGGCCGTAGCAAAGACCCGGCATGAGGGCAGACAGGGGCGCCATCGCCAGCAAAGACGACCAAGGCAGGAACAGGAGGCCGGCCAGCCAGGCGAGGAAGAGGCCCCGCAGGAGGGAGAGCCACGTGCCCGGCCCGAGACGGGGCAGCAACGCAGCCCCCGGCTGGTGCCGGTGCTCCGGCAGCAGGGCCCACAGGCGCCCCAGAATGAGGGCCAGACACAGACCGGTTGCGGTCAAGAAGACAACGGCCAGCCAAGGCCGGCGCAGGGCTGGCAGGATGGCGAGGGGAGCCGCGGCCAGGACCGGGGCCAGCGGCAGGGTCCGGCGCACCTGGCAACGCAGCCTGGCCAGGGCGGTGGTGTCGTCGGTCACCGCCCGCCTTGTCCGGCCCGCTGCAGACACCAGGCGAGATCCGCCAGATGCTGCTGCCGTCCCCGGGCCACCAGCTGCCATTCTTCCGGATCCCCTTCCTGGCCCAGGGCGTCCAGGGGGGCATGGAGCTGGGCCAGCTCCGGGGGCTGGCAGCCGGCCAGGAGGGCCACCAGCTGACCGGCCGTCGCCCCGGCGCCCCGCTCGGCCAGGGCGGCCAGAAAGCCGTCCAAGGCCGCTGCCAGCAGGCGGCGGTCGGCCAGAACCAGCCTGCCCACCCCGTCCAGCCGGTCCAGGCGGATGCGGGTCATGAGGTCCAGGAAGAAGGAGACCAGGGGGATGAAGGCCCAGGGCTCGCCTGGCTGGCCGTACTCCAGAAGGGGCTGGTAGCCCCGGGCGGTGATCAGCCGTACCGCCACGCGGCCCTCCGCCTCCTGGACGATGAAGTCGCCGGCCGCATGATGCCAGGGGGTGATCTGGCAGCCGGTCACCGGGTCATAGGCCAGGGTGAGCAGGCGGGCCGCCTGCCGGAAGACCTGGTCACCGGCCGCAGGCGAAAGCAGGCGATGGCCTTGCTCCATGTCCCACAGGCAGAGGCGATCTGCCCGGCCATCGGGCCCCAGGGCCAGATGCCATTCGTGGAACCCGGCAAGCCACTCCCCCAGCATGACCAGGAGGGGCATGCCGTGGCCGGCGGCCGGTGCCAGCACCTCCTGCCAGGCGTGGACCCGGGGCAGAAAGGCCAGCCCCCGGCGGCGCAGGGCGGACAGGCGCTCGGCCTCGGCGGCCAGGGCCTCCCGGTCCGCCACCGCCACCGCTGTGGTCAGGCAGAAGCGGGCCGCGCCGGCCGGGCAGATGACCTCCAGGCTGGCGATGTGGGCGCAGGCGCCGTGCTTCTCGCTGCGGATGACCAGGCCCGTCACCTCCGGGGCCGCGGCCAGGCCCAGCTGCCGCTGCAGCAGGCCGGCCAGCAGCGCCTGCTGGCTGGACACCAGGCCGGCCAGGGCGTCGAGATAGTCCCCCAGGGTCAGGACGGGATGGCCGGAGCTGGGGTCCAGGAGAAACGGCTGCTGCCGATCCTGGGGCCGAACAGGGGCGTCCCCGTCTGGCGTGGCGAAAAGACAGGTGATCGTCATCGGCTGCTCAACAGAGGGCTTCGGCCGGCTGGCCAGCCGCCGTTGCCGGCTCGCTCCCCTGCCAGAAGCCGGCCACCAGGGCCAGGACCACCGCCCCCAGGTCGCCGGTGGCGGCATGGATCTGCCGCTGCCGGTGGGCGCTGGTGCCGGTTCGCAGGATGCGGGCCAGGGGGTGCAGGAAGGAGGCGCCGCCCAGCTCCAGGGCGGCGGGCATCACCAGGTCGACCAGGGCGGCGGCCTCGGTGCGCAGGCTCTGGCGGGCCTCGCCCCAGGGCTCGATGAAGACCCCGTCCAGGCCATGCCGGGCGGCCTGCCACTTGTTGGCCCGCAGGATCTGCATGTTCACCAGCGGGCAGGCCTGCTGCCGGGAGAGGGTGACGACCAGGGCCTGAATCAGGGATACCAGGGCCAGGATCTCGTCCAGGCGGGACGGCAGGTCGCAGATCCGAACCTCCACGGTGCCGAAGGTGGGATGGGGCCGGATATCCCACCACAGGTCCCGCACTGAGGTGATGATGCCAGCCCGGGCCAGCAGGTCCGCGGTATGAACAAAGCCCTGCCAGTCGCCCAGGCGGTCCGGCAGGCCGGCCAGGGGCAGGGCCTCGCAGAGCTTGCTCCGGTAAGAGAAGAGCCCGGTATCGCTGCCTTCGAAAAAGGGCGACGAGGTGGACAGGGCCAGGAGCACCGGCAGATGGAGGCGCAGGCCGTCACAGACCCGGACGGCCAGTTCCCCGTCCGGCAGACCGACATGGACATGCAGTCCCTGGGTGATGAACTGCCGGCCGACCAGCGCCAGCTCCTGGCGGATGCGGCGGTAGCGGGGCGCATCGGTCACCGGCTGGGCGCTGCTGGCGGCAAAGGGGTGGAGGCTGGCAGCCAGCAGAGAACAGTCCTCCCGGGCAGCCAATACCTCCAGCGCCCGGATGGCGCGGCCCAGGCAGGCAGCCACCTCGTCCATGCCGGCACAGACCGGGGTGGTGAGCTCGATCATCGACTGGATCAGCTCGGGCTTGAGCCGGCCTGGCAGCTCAGCGCTGCCGGCGGCCAGGATCGCCGGGGCCCGGGGCGCCAGATCCAGGGTCTGCCGGTCAACAAGCTGCAGCTCCACCTCGACGCCGATGGAAAAGGACGGGCTTGGAGCAAAGACCAGGGAGCCGAGGCTCATGGGCGGGGGGCGGGCAGGTCCTGGATCCGGTCCAGGGCCAGGCAGGCGACTTCCGCCAGAAAGGCGGCGCCCAGGGGCAGCACCCCCTCGTCGAAGTCGAAGCGGGGGCTGTGGGCCGGCACCTCGCCCAGATCCTGGCGGCGGGCGCCGAAGCGCACGAAGCAGCCGGGAACGCTGTCCAGATAGAAGGCGAAGTCCTCGCCGCCCATGCTGGGATGGGGCTGGCTGCGGACACCGGCCGCGCCCACCACCCGGGTCGCCGCCTCCCGGGACAGAGCAGCGGCGGCTGCATCGTTGATCACCGGCGGGTAGCCGGCGGTGATCCGGCAGGCCGCGGTGGCACCGTGCAGCTGGCTCACCGCCTTGACCATGCGCTCGAGACCGGACAGCACGTGCTCCCGGGTCTCCGGCCGGGTGGTGCGCACCGTACCCTCCAGGATCGCGGTCTCGGCAATGACGTTGTGGGCGGTGCCACCCTCGATCCGTCCCACGGTCACCACCGTGGGGTAGGCCGGGTTCACCTCCCGGGAGACCAGGGTCTGGATGCTCATCACCAGAAGACTGGCCACCACGATGGAGTCCACGGTCTCGTGGGGCCGGGCCGCGTGCCCTCCCCTGCCCTTGATGTCGATCCGGAAGGTGTCGGTATGGGCGCAGATGAGACCCGGCTCGGCGGCGATCTCCCCCACCTGGAAATGGCGGTCGATGTGGCCGCCGAAGATGGCCCGCACCCCAGCCAGGGCGCCGGCGCTGATCAGGGCCTGGGCCCCGCCATCCCCCTCCTCCGCCGGCTGGAAGAGAAACCGCACCCGGCCGGGCAAAGGACGGCGCGCCAGAAGGGCTGCCGCGCCCAGCAGCATGGCCACATGGCCATCGTGGCCGCAGGCGTGCATGATGCCAGGTCGCTGGGAGGCGAAAGGCAGGCCGGTCTTCTCCTCCACTGGCAGGGCGTCCATGTCGGCCCGCAGGGCTACCGTGATGCCGGCGCTCGGCGCCCCCAGCTCGGCCACCACGCCGGTGCCCCCCACGCCGGTCCGGTGGGGAATCCCCAGCTCGGCCAGACGGCTGGCGATGAGCCGGGCGGTGGCAAATTCCTGAAAGGCCAGCTCCGGCTGCCGGTGGATGGTGCGGCGGATCTCCTGCATCCAGGCGAAGAGGGCGGCATCCACCGGAAAGCGGCTGGCCGGCGCCCCCGCCGGGCCGATCGTCCCAGGCTCGCTCATGGGATCCTTTTCTCCACAGGGAATCAGCAGATCCGGGGCAGCTCTTCGCCGGGCAGCATGTCGACGATGCGGCTGCCGCCGATGGCGGTGGCCAGGAGCACCATGCCGGCGGGTGCGGCCAGCACCTCGCCGATCCGGCCCGGGGCGGGTGCATCCTCCCGGCCGGCCATGACGGCCAGGGCCCGCTCGCCGGCCTCGGCTGCCACCACTGCGACCAGGATTCCCTCGTTGGCCGCGTACAAGGGGTCGATGCCCAGGAGCTCCGCCACCCCCTGGGCCGCGGGCAGGACCGGCAGCGCGCCCTCCTCCAGGCGGATGGCGCAGCCGGAAGCCATCGCTGCCTCCTTGAGGGTGGTGGCGAGGCCCCCCCGGGTGGGATCGCGCAGGAAGCGAACCGCCGGCCCCAGCTCGGCCAGGGCTGCCACCAGGGCATGGAGGGGCCGGGTATCACTCAACAGGGGCGGCTCCTGGGCGATGCCGTGCCGCCGGGCCATGATGGCCATGCCGTGGCTGGCGATGGGACCGCTCACCAGCACCTGGTCGCCGGGCCGGATCCGGGCCGGGTCGATAGTAAGCCCGGCCAGCAGGCGACCGACGCCGGCGGTGTTGATGAACAGGCCGTCGGCCTGGCCTTTCGCCACCACCTTGGTGTCACCGGTCACGATCCGCACCCCGGCGCGGCGGGCTGCGGCAGCCATGGCCTCCACCACCGCGGTCAGCTCGGCCAGGGGCAGCCCTTCTTCGATGATGAAGCCGGCGGAAAGGAAGAGGGGCTGGGCCCCGGCCACCGCCAGATCGTTGACCGTGCCGAAGACCGCCAGCTCGCCGATGTTGCCGCCGGGGAAGAAACGGGGCGAGACCACGTAGGAATCGGTGGTGAAGGCCAGGCCACCGGCAATGGCCGGCAGCCGGGCGGCATCCCCCAGCTCGTCCATGGCAAAGGCCCTGGCAAACAGCTCGCCAATGAGCCGGTGCATGAGCCGGCCGCCGCTGCCGTGGCCCAGGAGGATGCGCTCGCTCATGCCGCCGGTCCTACCGGGGGCGCCGGTCGCTGGCCATAGCGGTGGTACGCGGCGCAGCTGCCTTCGCTGGAGACCATGCAGGCGCCTACCGGCCGCTCCGGGGTGCAGGCCCGGCCGAAGAGGCGGCAGTCGGGCGGGGTCTTCAGGCCCCGCAGGATGGCGCCGCAATCGCAGCCAGCCGGCTCCCGGGCGGCCGGCACCGCCACCGGCAGACGGCGGCTGGCATCAAGCTCGGCATACGCGGGCTTCAAGGTCAGGCCGCTGGCCGGAATCGTGCCCAGGCCCCGCCAGACGGCATCGGCCGGCTCGAAGAAGGCATCCAGCAGGGCCAGTGCCCGGGGGTTGCCCTCCGGCCGCACCACCCGCTGGTACTGGTTCTCCACCCGGGCCGCACCGGCCGCCAGCTGCCGCAGGAGGAGCCAGATCCCTTCCAGAATGTCGGCGGCGGCAAACCCGGTGACCACCGCCGGCCGGCCGCCCTCGGCCGCGATGAACCGGTAGGGATCCACCCCGATGATCGCGCTGACATGGCCAGGCAAGAGGAAGCCGTCCACCGCCAGCTCCGGGGTGGCGACCAGCGCCCGGAGGGCCGGCGGCACCAGCTTGTGCACCGAGAGGATGGAAAAATTGCCGGTGGCCCGCTCCTGGGCGGTCAGAAGGGTGGCGGCGATAAGGGGCGAGGTGGTCTCGAAGCCGGTGGCGAAAAAGACCACCTGGTGGCCGGGGTTGGCAGCGGCCAGCTCCAGGGCATCGAGCGGCGAGTAGACGACGGCCACCTGGGCGCCGCCGGCCCGGGCCTCGGCCAGGGACATGGCGCTGCCCGGCACCCGCAGCAGGTCGCCGAAGGTGGCGAGGAGCACCCCCGGCTGCCGGGCCAGGGCGACCGCCCGGTCGACATCGGCGATGGCCGTGACGCAGACCGGGCAGCCCGGTCCGGACAGGAGGCTCACGCCGGCAGGGAGCAGATCCCGGATGCCGTGGCGGAAGATGGCCACGGTATGGGTGCCGCACACCTCCATCAGCCGCACCGGCCGGCCGATCTTCTGGACCAGGTCGCCGATGGCGGCGGCGATTCCGTTCATGCTGGCCCCCATTCCGTTCTTCCGTGGCGCTCGGCCCCTTTGCCTGGTGCCCATCGCTCGCCCCCATGCCAGCGCCGGCGAAGTCCTGCCGGGATGACGCCGGGGGCAGGAACGCCGGTGGTTGGGCCGCAGCAGCCCCCCTCCGTGTCACCGGGCATGAAGGGGAGCACCATCCGCAACCCGCCGTGCGGCCCCGCGGGGCGAGAGTCCGATCAGGAGCGGAGGATCATTATAGACCGAGATCTTCGCTTCGCAAACGAGCAGGCAGGGGCTTGGCCAAGGAGATGTTGACGCCCCCCGGCACCGCCGTACAATACGCCGAGACTGACCAGGTGCCCTCTTGCCATGGGATTGATGCTGGAGGTGATTATGAATTGGAAGGACTACATCGTTGCCGATCCTGAGGTGCTTGCCGGCAAGCCGGTTATCAAGGGTACCCGGCTGTCGGTGGAGCTCATTCTCGACCGGCTTGCCGACGGCTGGTCGGAGCAGGACCTCTTTCGTTCGTACCCCAACCTGACGGCTGAGGCCCTGAGGGCAGTGTTCGTCTTCACCGCCGAGATGCTGCGGGAGGAGGATTATGTCAGCCGGGGAAAGGCGGCGTGAAGCCCCTCCTGCTGGCCAACGAAAACATCCCGATGCCGCCGGTGCAGGTGCTACGCCAGGCCGGCTACGATGTGCGGGCCATCGCGGAAACCGGTAGTGGCCTGTCAGACCGGGAGATCCTGGCTGCTGCTGCCGAAGACCGGTGGGTGATCACCCTGGACCGGGATTACGGCGAGCTGCTCTTTGTCAGGAACCTTCCTGCCCCACCATCCCTTCTGTACCTGCGTCTGAGGGCCTATCGTCCTGAGACCCCTGGGGAGATCGTCGTC
Above is a window of Thermodesulfobacteriota bacterium DNA encoding:
- a CDS encoding DUF5615 family PIN-like protein; amino-acid sequence: MKPLLLANENIPMPPVQVLRQAGYDVRAIAETGSGLSDREILAAAAEDRWVITLDRDYGELLFVRNLPAPPSLLYLRLRAYRPETPGEIVVELLREAEALLGQFVVVQEDSLRKRPLPIR
- the hypD gene encoding hydrogenase formation protein HypD, with amino-acid sequence MNGIAAAIGDLVQKIGRPVRLMEVCGTHTVAIFRHGIRDLLPAGVSLLSGPGCPVCVTAIADVDRAVALARQPGVLLATFGDLLRVPGSAMSLAEARAGGAQVAVVYSPLDALELAAANPGHQVVFFATGFETTSPLIAATLLTAQERATGNFSILSVHKLVPPALRALVATPELAVDGFLLPGHVSAIIGVDPYRFIAAEGGRPAVVTGFAAADILEGIWLLLRQLAAGAARVENQYQRVVRPEGNPRALALLDAFFEPADAVWRGLGTIPASGLTLKPAYAELDASRRLPVAVPAAREPAGCDCGAILRGLKTPPDCRLFGRACTPERPVGACMVSSEGSCAAYHRYGQRPAPPVGPAA
- a CDS encoding CDP-alcohol phosphatidyltransferase family protein; translation: MTDDTTALARLRCQVRRTLPLAPVLAAAPLAILPALRRPWLAVVFLTATGLCLALILGRLWALLPEHRHQPGAALLPRLGPGTWLSLLRGLFLAWLAGLLFLPWSSLLAMAPLSALMPGLCYGLASLLDLLDGYLARRTGTATRLGAALDVELDALGLALASSMGVRLGRLPAAYLAVGAAFYVYRGAIWWRARHGRPVFPPPFRVGARHAAGFQMGLVALGLLPVLPFAAV
- a CDS encoding DUF433 domain-containing protein — translated: MNWKDYIVADPEVLAGKPVIKGTRLSVELILDRLADGWSEQDLFRSYPNLTAEALRAVFVFTAEMLREEDYVSRGKAA
- a CDS encoding YbdK family carboxylate-amine ligase, which gives rise to MSLGSLVFAPSPSFSIGVEVELQLVDRQTLDLAPRAPAILAAGSAELPGRLKPELIQSMIELTTPVCAGMDEVAACLGRAIRALEVLAAREDCSLLAASLHPFAASSAQPVTDAPRYRRIRQELALVGRQFITQGLHVHVGLPDGELAVRVCDGLRLHLPVLLALSTSSPFFEGSDTGLFSYRSKLCEALPLAGLPDRLGDWQGFVHTADLLARAGIITSVRDLWWDIRPHPTFGTVEVRICDLPSRLDEILALVSLIQALVVTLSRQQACPLVNMQILRANKWQAARHGLDGVFIEPWGEARQSLRTEAAALVDLVMPAALELGGASFLHPLARILRTGTSAHRQRQIHAATGDLGAVVLALVAGFWQGSEPATAAGQPAEALC
- the hypE gene encoding hydrogenase expression/formation protein HypE; this translates as MSERILLGHGSGGRLMHRLIGELFARAFAMDELGDAARLPAIAGGLAFTTDSYVVSPRFFPGGNIGELAVFGTVNDLAVAGAQPLFLSAGFIIEEGLPLAELTAVVEAMAAAARRAGVRIVTGDTKVVAKGQADGLFINTAGVGRLLAGLTIDPARIRPGDQVLVSGPIASHGMAIMARRHGIAQEPPLLSDTRPLHALVAALAELGPAVRFLRDPTRGGLATTLKEAAMASGCAIRLEEGALPVLPAAQGVAELLGIDPLYAANEGILVAVVAAEAGERALAVMAGREDAPAPGRIGEVLAAPAGMVLLATAIGGSRIVDMLPGEELPRIC
- a CDS encoding amidohydrolase yields the protein MSEPGTIGPAGAPASRFPVDAALFAWMQEIRRTIHRQPELAFQEFATARLIASRLAELGIPHRTGVGGTGVVAELGAPSAGITVALRADMDALPVEEKTGLPFASQRPGIMHACGHDGHVAMLLGAAALLARRPLPGRVRFLFQPAEEGDGGAQALISAGALAGVRAIFGGHIDRHFQVGEIAAEPGLICAHTDTFRIDIKGRGGHAARPHETVDSIVVASLLVMSIQTLVSREVNPAYPTVVTVGRIEGGTAHNVIAETAILEGTVRTTRPETREHVLSGLERMVKAVSQLHGATAACRITAGYPPVINDAAAAALSREAATRVVGAAGVRSQPHPSMGGEDFAFYLDSVPGCFVRFGARRQDLGEVPAHSPRFDFDEGVLPLGAAFLAEVACLALDRIQDLPAPRP